A region of the Clostridium sp. AN503 genome:
CTGCATGATACCGTCCACAGCATTCTTTAGAAGCTCCGCCAGTTTTGCTGCCCGCGGGGTGTGATCCTTTGCCAGCTCGTAGACATCGGTCAGCGCCATCAAAAACCACCCTTCCGCCCGCAGCCAGACTGCCGGGCTGCATCCAGTCACCGGGTCCGCCCAGGCCGCCCTGCGGCTCACGTCACACCCGTGAAGGTATAACCGGCTCTCCTCATTCCACAGAAGACGGTGCGCACTCTCAAACTGGTCCAGCACATCGTCCCAGCCATCCTCCCCGCTCTCTGCAAGGCATTTGGCATAAAACGGCATCGCCATGTAAAGGCCGTCCAGCCACACCTGGTCCGGATAGATATCCTTGTGCCAGAAATTCCCCGTCTCTGTCCGCGGATAATCCTTTAAAAATTCATATGCCTTTTTAACCCCTTCCCCGTAACGCAGATCTCCAGTCAAGTCCCTTAAGATCCGCAGGGATTTCCCAAAACTGACCTTATCAATATTGTGTTCACCCTCATTCCAATTGGATACGGAGCCATCCTCCTTCACCAACCATCTGCCGCTGTCGGCAATATAACGGTTCCAGACCGGGTCCTTTGTCGCCGCGGCCAGCTTCGCCGCCCCGATTACGCAGAGGTCATCCTTATAATTCCATGGCTTCTCGCTGAGGAACCGTGGAAAAGCTGTTTTCATATATTGTGAAAAATACTCTAACCACATCAAATTCATTCTCCTTCATCATCCTTGTCATAACGTCAGATGCTGCCAGGTCCCACCAGATTCCGTCAGTTCCCATCAAATCCCATCAGATCCCGGCAAAATCAGCCACCCGGTTTAAAACCCACACGGCTTCTCCCACAGTCACAAAACGCCGCGGCGCGAAGCAGCCGTCCGGGTCCAGCTCCATAAATCCAAAGTACAGGGCGCGTGCCACATTGGTGCCGTAATTGTTACTCACCTGGCACACATCGGCGCAGTCCGGCATGGTGCTGGACGCGTTCCGGTAATTCACACCGCACGCCTGCATAGCTACCGTCGCCATCTCCTGACGGGTCACATAGCCCTCCGGCCATGCCCCTTTTTCTGCATCCGGCGCAAGAAAACCATTTCGGATCGCAGCAGCCATGGCATCTTTTTCCAACGTCACAAGGGCTGTTGGCACTGACTGAGCCAGCGGCCCCATCATCTCTGCCAGCTGTCCCCTGGTGATCAGAGCGTCCTCTGGCGTCCGCTCCAGCCCGCAAAGCATCCCGCGGCAGAACAGACGCTGCCGCTCCTCATTCTCCAGAATACCAGCCTCCGTCTCTTCAAGAATCCTGTAACTTTTGCTGGTTTCTGTATTTCCGCTGTCATCCTCAGCTGTCACCCTCACATAATGAGCGGCAAGGCTCTTTTCTTTCATGAAAAATGTCTCTCCCACGCCTTTGTCCTCCCACTCCACGCCGTCCACGGAGGTCTGCCACAAAAAACGGCAGGGTCCCTGGCCGCCGCAGTTTTCGGCGGAAGCCTCCACCGCCCGTCCCCTCACAGGCACCCCCAGTATCCTCACATGATCCGGACGAGGAAAACGCTTTCCATTGATCACCACCCGCTCTATAAACGGCTCCTTCCAGTTCATGCCGCGCATAGGCCGCGCAACTCCGTCGATCCGGATATTGCACAGCTTCAGCCCGGTTATGGGGACTTCCTCAAACGCCTCCAAAAAGATTCCGTAATCGCCTCCATGGGCGGTGATATTTTCCACCGTTATGTTGTGGAATACAGGCAGATCGCTCCCATTTCTTCCGTCCTCGTACAGCATGGTACCGTGGACCGCCGCCCCGTGGACATGATCCATCACACTGTCAGCCAGAATCACATCCTCCACCCGGCCGCCCCGGCGCGCGTTGGTCTTTAAGCGCAGTGCATAGGTCAGATTGGGGCTGCTGAAACGGTTGTTGACTGCCAGCACACGGCGGATCCCACCGCTCATCTCGCTGCCAAGGGCGATCCCTCCATGACCGTCCGCAAATTCATTCTGTTCGATCAGAACATTCTCACAGGGCACGTTAGCGATCCGCCCGTCCCGGTCCCGGCCGGACTTTAAGCTGATACAGTCATCGCCGGTGTCAAACCGGCAGTTTAAGATATGTACCCCATTGCAGCTTTCCGGGTCGCAGCCGTCATTGTTGGCTCCATGACTGGAAAGCATGACCCCGTCCACCGTAAGGCTGCGGCACATGACCGGATTCAACTGCCACATGGGGCTGCGGCGCAGGGTGAAGCCCTCAAGGAGCACCCGCTCACAGCGGATCAGCTGGACAAAATTCGGCCTTAAGTAATGTCCCGGCCCGAACACCCGCTGCTTAACCGGAACACCCTCCAGATTCATCCGCCGAAGCCTGTTGCGGTCCTCAAGCTGCAGATCTGGCCTGTCATCCGACCAGGCGTTTTCCACCTGATGATGCCAGTCCCACCAGTGCGCCTCATCCGCCCCGCCGTCCAGTATCCCTTCCCCCGTCACCGCAATATCATGGACGCCGCAGGCATAGACAAGCGGGCTGTAGTTGTAGCATGGCGTCGCCTCCCAGTGTGTAAACACCACTGGATAATGAACCTCCGGATTCTCATTCTCAAACAGAATGACCGTCTCTCTGCTCTCAAGGTGCAGCTCCACCCCGCTCTTGAGCCGCAAAGCCCCGGTGCGGTATCTGCCGGCCGGAATCACAAGCCTGCCGCCGCCCTCCCTGCTGACCAGATCGATAGCATTTTGCAGGGCGTCCGTCTGCACCCTGTCACGGTCCGGCGTCACGCCAAGCAGCGGGGCCTGGAATTCCCGGTCCGGAATCCGGGGCCGTTCTATTTGTTCCAGGATTGTTTTCCTGAGTTGTAATTTATCCATGAAAAGCCTCCCCGTCGATAAGCTGTTCCAAATTCGTTTTCAGATTCCCGCCGTGCCACCGGTGAGGTCCTTCACAGATCTCATGCAGGACCCGGTCCGGCGCGCCCAAAAGACGGTACGCCGCATGTACGGTTTCCATCTGTTCCATAACATTGGCGATTCCCCGCGGCCCGTTCAGTCTGTCTTCCCGGCAGGACTGGACAAGAAGCGGCCTTGGAGCGATCAGGCTTGCAATATCGCCCATATCCAGATGCTCCCAAAGATGAGGCACATAGTTGCAGGAGCAGTTTTCATTCAGAGCCAGCAGCGCGTCCTTAAACCCGTACAGATATCCACTGACCACTGCCAGACGGATCCGGTCGTCCAGAGCCGCCAGCCAGAGCGTCTGCATCCCGCCGCCGGAAAATCCGAGACAGCCGATGGCAGACGTATCCCATTCTCCCTGCTCCAGAAGATAATCCACGGCCCGCATCAGATCCCAGGTAAACATCCCGGCCACCGGGATTCCCAGAGGCTCTCCCATGTGCGCGAGACGGTAACAGTCCCCTCTCATGGCTGTATCCGGGTTCTGTGTGTCCTCAGCATTTTCCCGGCGTTCTCCAAAGCCCCGGCAGTCCGCACAGACCGCCACATAACCCAGTTTTGCAAGCTGACAGCCGTAGTCATAACCATACTGCCGGATCTTTGTCCGTACCGCGCGGTACTGTCCCAGACCCGCCACCGTATATTTCCCCGCGCCGTTATGTCCGGGCGGGCATAAAAACGGCATGGAGGACGGACCGGCTCCCGTAGGGACCAGAAGGTACATAGTCATCCAGACATCCGGCTCCACCTGGATCCTCACATGTTCTCTCCGGACGCCGCCCGGCAGGATCACCGTCTCCTCAAGCACCGGGCTTAAAGGGCAGGTTTCCATCTTCTCAAAGCCCAACAGATCTTTTAGGAGCGTCCTCATTTTACTCCTCCACTGTTCAAATTCTTCCCGGGTTTTGCCCACAAAGCAGTCCTTGCGGGCAAACCGGTCGAATTTCCTCAGCATGGAAGGAAGGCTCCCATAGCTGATCCTGACCTCAGGAAATTCCGGGAACTGGGGCTTGTCCCTTAAATCACTGACAAACTCAGTCATCGTTACTATCGCTCCCGGCCGCTGCGGACGCGGCCTCTTTTTTGTTCTTCAAGTGCTCCGATAAAACCGGCCAGATCACGCAGAACACGGAAGCCAGCAGCAATGCGCAGGAGATCGGGCGGGTAAAGAACTCGGAGTAACTGCCATGCGCATAGCTGATCCCCTGACGGAAATACCGCTCCAGCTTGCTGGACAGGATAAACGCCAGCACCAGCGGTGAAGTGGGAAGCCCGCTCATGCTCATAAAGATTGCCAGCAGGCACAGAGCCAGCATCACATAAATGTTAAACATGGTGTTGGAGATCCCGTATCCTCCGATGTAGCAGATAACCAGGATCACCGTATACAGGTAATGGTACGGAACCTTCAGTATGTACGGGAACCAGCGTTTTGTGACGATCTGGACGATATAGGTCACGATCGCCGCCACCATTACACAGGCAAAGATCAGCATTGCCAGGTCCGGCTGCTCCGTCATGAACAGGGGGCCCGCCTGAAGCCCGTGGATCGTAAGTCCTGCGATCAGCATCGCCGTGATCCCGTCCCCCGGGATACCCAGGGCCATCATCGGGATCAATGCTCCGCCCAGGGACGCGTTGTTTGCGGTCTCAGAGGCCCAGACGCCCGCCGGATTGCCTTTCCCGAAGCTCTCCGGATCTTTGCTGATGCTCTTGGCATAGCCGTAGGCAACCATGTTGGAGATCCCGGAGCCCATGCCCGGCAAAAACCCGATCCACAGGCCGGAAACAAAGGCAAACGCAATGGTCTTTATATTCTGGAGGATATCCCGGAAGCCAACGCCCAGCCCCTTCATATTCACCACGTCGGCCTCCGGCATCTTCGCCTCGCCTTTGGCGGAATCCCGGATGATCTGGCACATTGCGAACATTCCCAGCATCTGGGCTACCGTGCTGATGCCGGAACTTAAATACACATTTCCAAAGATAAAACGGTTGGAGCCATTGATCGGGTCCATACCGATACACCCCAGCAGAAGGCCGATGCCCGCCGCCATAATCCCTTTAAAGATATTTCCCTTAGAGAGGGAAGCGATCAGGGTGATGGCGCAGAAGCACAGGGAAAAATACTCCCACGGTCCCAGGTGCAAAGCAAACTCTGCGATCACCGGGGAAAGAACCGTCGCCAGAGCCACCGAACCCACCGTACCGATAAAGGACGCAGTCATGCCAATGCCCAGAGCTTTGCTGGCCTGGCCGTTCTTGGTCATGGGAAACCCGTCGAAGCAGGTCGCGATCGCCGAGGAGGAACCCGGGATTCCGATAAGCACCGCGGAAATAAAGGTTCCCGACACGCCGCCGATCCAGATTGCAAGCAGCAGTACAAACGAGGTCTCTGTGGAAAGACCAAAGGTCACGGGCAGCAAAAGCGCAATCCCCAGCGTTGCGGAAAGCCCCGGGATCGCTCCGAACACAATGCCCAGACAGACCATCGCAATGATCAGCAGCAGGTTGATCGGCTGTAAGCAGACCAGAAGCGCACTTATATATTCTGTCATTTGTTTTTCTCTCCTTTCTTTTAATCAAACAGGATTCCGGCCGGCAGCTTCACCTGGAAACCGTACACAAACATGGCATAGAGACCCGCAGTCACCAGCACGGAAATGATAACCGCCGTGACCGGCTTCACCTTGCTGACTCCCTTTAAGTCATAGATAAATGCAAAGGTTGCAAACGGAGTGCTGATCAAAAATCCCAACCAGGTCATAGCCACCGCGTAGACGATCAGCATCAGGTAGCTCCTGGTGATCTTAAGCACGCCGCCCTTCGGAAAGTACGGCTTTTCTTCTTTCATCCACTCCTTTACGCCTTTTATGATCAACGCCACGGAACTCATCGCCACAAGCGCGATCGCCACATAGGGCAGCAGGCGCGGGCCTGGCTCTAAAAGCTTTGCCGGCTGTTTGATGGACTGGGTTGCAAACAGGAAGAAAGCGCATCCCAACAGGCCGGTGATTCCGGTGATGGTATCTCTACGCATTTTCATAGGTAATTCCCCTTTCTTTTAAAATGTCCCGGGAGCGTTCTCCCAGGACAGTCATGTTAAATCTCAGCGTTTCTCTATTTCATTACTCCTGGACAAACAGGTCAAGCGTCTTTGCGATCTCCACAACCTGGGCATACTCGCCGTCATGGATCTCCTTGGATTCAGCCAGGTCATGCCAGCCCGGAATATTGCCGATCCCGGCGATCCCCGCGCTTACGGTCTCGTCCTCACAGACCGCTTTCATAGCCGCATTCATCTCTGCAACCATGGTCTCGTCCATGCCTGCCGGCCCCAGCAGATAGTGGTATACAGACATGACACAATCCTTGAAGCCCTGTTCCTGCAAGGTCTTATAGTTGTCCGGCAGTTCTTCCGGATATTCGGAAATGGTGGTCCCGTCAGAGGACACGGTGCCGATAACCTTTAGCTTGCCCGCTTTTTCATATTCAAGCGCATTTCCCACGCCCACAACGCCGATATCGATGAACCCGCCTGCCAGGTTAGTCAAACGATCCGACTCAGAAGCACATTCTACGGAGTTTAACTCAATCCCGGTCTTGGAAGTGATCATGCCGAACAGGAAGGTGTTGGCGCCCGCCGCGGGCATCCCTGCGTTTAACTCTCCCGGATGGGCCTTGGCATACTCGACAAAGCCTGCAAAATCATCATAAGGGGCATCTGCCGGGACTGCCAGTGTAGAGAATCCGTTGTCCTGGAGACAGGCGATGAGCGTAAAATCCTTCATCGGATTCACTTCCGCATTGCCGGTAATATACTGGATATTCAGCGCGGAGGTCGCCACGGTCAGAGTCGTGCCGTCCGGTTTCGCATTGGCTACGGTCTGATGTCCCACGGTATTGCTGTCATAATTGGTAACGGTGGTCTTCAGGCCATAGATGCGGTTTAAGCCCTCGCTGTAATAACGGATACCCAGATCGGAACCGCCGCCCGCTTTTCCCGGAACCACCAGAGTGATCGTCTCACCCTTCGGAAATCCAATGCTCTCTGCGGCCTCCCCTGACGCTTCCTTTGCTCCCGCCGCTTCATTTCCGCCTGCCGCTGCCGTTGCAGCTGCCGTCTCAGACTTGCTTCCGCAGCCTGTCATACCAAGTACTGCCGCTGTCATAACCCCTGCAACCAGAAAACCATACCTTTTTTTCATAACGCTCTTCTCCTTGTATTTTTCTTTTTTACAGACGATTTTCTGTCTGTTTCTTTGTTTTTTTGTTCTTACATTTTGCATTATATCCTGTTTTATGGGATTTTTCAAAACTCAATTGCTTATGCGCTTCATATCATTTTAGTTATAGTAATGCATTTTGTTCTTGACAGTATTTTGAAATAGGATATGATGGAGAAAAAGAGACGTACAGAAAGCAGACAGAAAGGAGACCGGCCATGACCACACGCCAGCTTTACTATCTTGTCACGATTAGCGACCTGGGCAGTCTCTCCGGGGCCGCACAGGTACTGGGGATCTCCCAGCCCGCCCTGAGCAAATTCCTGGCGGAATACGAATCTTCCCTGGGATTTTTGATCTTCCTGCGCTACCACAGGCAGCTGACCCCCACCTCCGTGGGCCGGTATGTGATCGAATGCGCCCAGAAGATCCTGGATGAACAGACGCGCATGCTTCAGACCCTCCGGGCCATAACCGACAAAAACCACGCCCGCATCCGGCTCGGCACCGCGCCCAACCGCGGCGCTATTATTTACAGCCGGATCTACAACCAGTTCTCACACCGCTATCCCGATATTTACTTATCCCTCACGGAACTGTATGCCAGCGAACAGCCGGGGGCCATCCTGCATGGACAGATCGATCTTGCCATCGGTTCCGGGAAGGATTCGGACCGGGTAACGGACCTGCCTATCGCATACGAGGAGCTTTTGGTCTCCCTGCCGGTCTCCCACCCGTTGGCGACGGCAGAGCGCATCCGGCTCTCCGACCTAAAGGACACCCCCTTTGTTCTTCAGGGGCCGCGCCACAGCATCCGGATTCTGGCTGAGGAGCTCTTTGAGGAGGCCGGTTTCAGCCCGGTGGTGACTTTTGAGTCCAACGACGTGATCCTGGTGGATTCCATGCTGCATCAGGCAGTCGGAGCGGGGCTGGTCTCCCAGGCCCACGTATTCCCCTGCGAGGAACTGGTGTACCGCTCCTTAGAACCGCCGATCTACCAGACCCTCCACATCCGGTATCCATTCGGACACACCCTGACCGAACCGGAGCGCTATCTTGCGGGTCTTCTGATCCGGGAGCGGCTGTCCGATTCCCGTTATCAGGCCATCCCCTCTCCGGAGGTAGAGGAACTGCTCCAGATCGTTGACCATGAACAGACGCCGGATTCCGACTCCCGTTCTTCCACGGAAGCGGTCGCCCGCGCCCACGCCGCCCACCACACAGCTCCGGAGATCAATTTAAACACACAGCTTTTAAAGTACATCATTGCCATCGTGGATGAGAAAAGCCTTACAAAAGCCGCAGAAAAATATTTCCTGCCCCAGCCCGCCCTCTCCCGCCATCTCCGCAACGTGGAAAGCATGCTCTGCACCCAGCTTTTCACCCGTGTGCACAATCATTTACAG
Encoded here:
- a CDS encoding glycoside hydrolase family 88 protein; amino-acid sequence: MWLEYFSQYMKTAFPRFLSEKPWNYKDDLCVIGAAKLAAATKDPVWNRYIADSGRWLVKEDGSVSNWNEGEHNIDKVSFGKSLRILRDLTGDLRYGEGVKKAYEFLKDYPRTETGNFWHKDIYPDQVWLDGLYMAMPFYAKCLAESGEDGWDDVLDQFESAHRLLWNEESRLYLHGCDVSRRAAWADPVTGCSPAVWLRAEGWFLMALTDVYELAKDHTPRAAKLAELLKNAVDGIMQYQDETAHMFFQVVDQAGYPGNYLETSGSAMAAYAMMKGARLHMLPDPYGEQGSRVLDGIRDMYLRKEADGWHLYGICASAGLGEGPDPHNRKDRSGKTEYYVSEPQMTDNQHGTGACMMAVSEQLLRGRQDGKGDGACCN
- a CDS encoding LysR family transcriptional regulator; translation: MTTRQLYYLVTISDLGSLSGAAQVLGISQPALSKFLAEYESSLGFLIFLRYHRQLTPTSVGRYVIECAQKILDEQTRMLQTLRAITDKNHARIRLGTAPNRGAIIYSRIYNQFSHRYPDIYLSLTELYASEQPGAILHGQIDLAIGSGKDSDRVTDLPIAYEELLVSLPVSHPLATAERIRLSDLKDTPFVLQGPRHSIRILAEELFEEAGFSPVVTFESNDVILVDSMLHQAVGAGLVSQAHVFPCEELVYRSLEPPIYQTLHIRYPFGHTLTEPERYLAGLLIRERLSDSRYQAIPSPEVEELLQIVDHEQTPDSDSRSSTEAVARAHAAHHTAPEINLNTQLLKYIIAIVDEKSLTKAAEKYFLPQPALSRHLRNVESMLCTQLFTRVHNHLQPTNAGKVFVNFARNILQMEMEMSGHIDAYQTGHGGGIYLQCDPGLTDILKTSVAKDFRRLHPDVNLSVVESSRDAAQEALLNASADFGLYFSCEEDHPVLDSRILDEDELVFCPGSDCPPETLKTAPSRVMLAPNGSALRTEQDRLMEEMSEQPAAMVCEAQPDILRLLSQNGAADTILPARFLAPEALSRSRPFEPAQNYYLLLVHHPGRNLPPSARDLSRLLNDTFENYFSNEGALASP
- a CDS encoding glycoside hydrolase family 28 protein, with amino-acid sequence MDKLQLRKTILEQIERPRIPDREFQAPLLGVTPDRDRVQTDALQNAIDLVSREGGGRLVIPAGRYRTGALRLKSGVELHLESRETVILFENENPEVHYPVVFTHWEATPCYNYSPLVYACGVHDIAVTGEGILDGGADEAHWWDWHHQVENAWSDDRPDLQLEDRNRLRRMNLEGVPVKQRVFGPGHYLRPNFVQLIRCERVLLEGFTLRRSPMWQLNPVMCRSLTVDGVMLSSHGANNDGCDPESCNGVHILNCRFDTGDDCISLKSGRDRDGRIANVPCENVLIEQNEFADGHGGIALGSEMSGGIRRVLAVNNRFSSPNLTYALRLKTNARRGGRVEDVILADSVMDHVHGAAVHGTMLYEDGRNGSDLPVFHNITVENITAHGGDYGIFLEAFEEVPITGLKLCNIRIDGVARPMRGMNWKEPFIERVVINGKRFPRPDHVRILGVPVRGRAVEASAENCGGQGPCRFLWQTSVDGVEWEDKGVGETFFMKEKSLAAHYVRVTAEDDSGNTETSKSYRILEETEAGILENEERQRLFCRGMLCGLERTPEDALITRGQLAEMMGPLAQSVPTALVTLEKDAMAAAIRNGFLAPDAEKGAWPEGYVTRQEMATVAMQACGVNYRNASSTMPDCADVCQVSNNYGTNVARALYFGFMELDPDGCFAPRRFVTVGEAVWVLNRVADFAGI
- a CDS encoding tripartite tricarboxylate transporter substrate binding protein; the encoded protein is MKKRYGFLVAGVMTAAVLGMTGCGSKSETAAATAAAGGNEAAGAKEASGEAAESIGFPKGETITLVVPGKAGGGSDLGIRYYSEGLNRIYGLKTTVTNYDSNTVGHQTVANAKPDGTTLTVATSALNIQYITGNAEVNPMKDFTLIACLQDNGFSTLAVPADAPYDDFAGFVEYAKAHPGELNAGMPAAGANTFLFGMITSKTGIELNSVECASESDRLTNLAGGFIDIGVVGVGNALEYEKAGKLKVIGTVSSDGTTISEYPEELPDNYKTLQEQGFKDCVMSVYHYLLGPAGMDETMVAEMNAAMKAVCEDETVSAGIAGIGNIPGWHDLAESKEIHDGEYAQVVEIAKTLDLFVQE
- a CDS encoding tripartite tricarboxylate transporter permease; translation: MTEYISALLVCLQPINLLLIIAMVCLGIVFGAIPGLSATLGIALLLPVTFGLSTETSFVLLLAIWIGGVSGTFISAVLIGIPGSSSAIATCFDGFPMTKNGQASKALGIGMTASFIGTVGSVALATVLSPVIAEFALHLGPWEYFSLCFCAITLIASLSKGNIFKGIMAAGIGLLLGCIGMDPINGSNRFIFGNVYLSSGISTVAQMLGMFAMCQIIRDSAKGEAKMPEADVVNMKGLGVGFRDILQNIKTIAFAFVSGLWIGFLPGMGSGISNMVAYGYAKSISKDPESFGKGNPAGVWASETANNASLGGALIPMMALGIPGDGITAMLIAGLTIHGLQAGPLFMTEQPDLAMLIFACVMVAAIVTYIVQIVTKRWFPYILKVPYHYLYTVILVICYIGGYGISNTMFNIYVMLALCLLAIFMSMSGLPTSPLVLAFILSSKLERYFRQGISYAHGSYSEFFTRPISCALLLASVFCVIWPVLSEHLKNKKEAASAAAGSDSNDD
- a CDS encoding alpha/beta hydrolase family protein — its product is MTEFVSDLRDKPQFPEFPEVRISYGSLPSMLRKFDRFARKDCFVGKTREEFEQWRSKMRTLLKDLLGFEKMETCPLSPVLEETVILPGGVRREHVRIQVEPDVWMTMYLLVPTGAGPSSMPFLCPPGHNGAGKYTVAGLGQYRAVRTKIRQYGYDYGCQLAKLGYVAVCADCRGFGERRENAEDTQNPDTAMRGDCYRLAHMGEPLGIPVAGMFTWDLMRAVDYLLEQGEWDTSAIGCLGFSGGGMQTLWLAALDDRIRLAVVSGYLYGFKDALLALNENCSCNYVPHLWEHLDMGDIASLIAPRPLLVQSCREDRLNGPRGIANVMEQMETVHAAYRLLGAPDRVLHEICEGPHRWHGGNLKTNLEQLIDGEAFHG
- a CDS encoding tripartite tricarboxylate transporter TctB family protein, translated to MKMRRDTITGITGLLGCAFFLFATQSIKQPAKLLEPGPRLLPYVAIALVAMSSVALIIKGVKEWMKEEKPYFPKGGVLKITRSYLMLIVYAVAMTWLGFLISTPFATFAFIYDLKGVSKVKPVTAVIISVLVTAGLYAMFVYGFQVKLPAGILFD